DNA from Clarias gariepinus isolate MV-2021 ecotype Netherlands chromosome 23, CGAR_prim_01v2, whole genome shotgun sequence:
cagtaggacATTTGCTTGATGGTGAGACACTCTTAAAGACGaacacacaggctctaatacctgttacacaGAAGCTAAGCcctatggcgaaacacaggcttaaggaCTAACACACAGGCTCTCTAAGCCATATGGTAAAACACAGGCTTAAGAACGaacacacaggctctaatacctgttacacaTAAGATAAGCCCTATGGCGAAACATAGGCTTACAGACGTACTCCCAGGCTCTAATACCTTGTAGACAGAAGATAAGCcctatggcgaaacacaggcttacaGTCGAACTCACAAGGACATTGTAGACAAGCTGAGTATGGAGCCGAAAGGGGACCCGAACAAGCTCAAAGACACAGGGAAACCAGAGACACAAAGTGGTTAGTGAGCCACAGAGGCTAGAGACACAGGCTAGAGACACAGGAAACTAGGGAGGCTAGGGCCACAGAGGCTAGAGCCTTTGGAAAACTAGGGAGGCAACGAGACTAGGCTGACCAATGACACAAAAAGACTAGGGAGACAAAGAGAAACTAGGGAGACCAGGAACACTGAGAGACTagggagacaaagagagactAGGGAGACCAGGAACACGGAGAGACTagggagacaaagagagactAGGGAGGCCAGGAACACAGAGAGATGAGGGAAACAAAGAGAGACTTACACGACGTGGAGACACACACAAGACTGCACAAACCCGAGtcagctccacacacatttaaacacaaaagacTCACATGTAGCTAGTGCCTTGGGACATGTTTCTAAGTTAGAGTACAGGTTAAAGCAAGGAAAACAATACAACACAAACCAAAATGGGTTTTGCATGTCATGACTTTTCTGAAATGTgatctcttttttaaaaatcttactTGCACATATAAGTAAGAGCGAAGGACCATATAAAtctattaaaataatcacaccGCCTATGCACTGTGAACTTAAAATAAAGTGCAGTGATGCGGATATTGCTTGTTTATAATTGTACACTATTTTATAAAATGAGGAACAATTCTAtacttaagcaatatcacactcaaggttgtgctgttgtcaGTTGTGATGCAGTCATAGGCATAAGGGTGTAGCCCAAGTACTGAAGATATTAATGTCATtttgatattcagtacaacagcaccacAATAAATGTGATGTTGCTTTTTTACAACAGTCCCAAAACAACtcttattatcaacagattatatttatttcttaattcatccagttatttttgctttacttaaatttacactatatttCCATTTAGAACAGCACCTCTATTAACATCCAGATTCCAAGCCTAATTTCCAAATAATTGTAAATAGAAAGCTAATGGCTATATAGGGTGTACGGTTTCTTTTTCCACACACCACATATTGCCCTTGATCAGAAGTTACGATTTGGGAatcagccttgtgttaaaagctagcagctttgtttgtttatgttggcCATGACCAAACAACACAGACAGTTCAAAGGCAGTTCGGAACGACTTACAAGGTTGTAAGTGGTGtcagtgtattgtgtgtgtgtgtttatgcatgtgtgtgtgtgtgtgaagctgaagtAAGATGAGAGtgaagaggaggagggaggggctgtgtagactttcacacacacgcttGCGTGTGTGCAGaaacatgcatgcatgtgtgcgcacaaacacacacaaactaacaaaaacttTGCTCTGTCAGgaaacaaggaacctctctaaagatactcgcgcgcacacacacacacacacacacacacacacacacactaactgttTCACTTGCCTTTAAATCCGAGAATCAGAGACTCTGGAaactggatctttaacaaggaatctctctaatgacacttgctttttctttacgcgcgcacacacacacacacacacacacggtcacaatgttataataaacagtacacgtgggCATGGATGTTGACTATTTGAGAGACGCATGCACACTGAGACTTAGCATGGAAgataattacccacaatcccgcaGCGCCCAAGGGAGAAGGATCATTGGGTCAGTTGTCATCATGTGACACTTGATAATCAAAGCGCATGTGTACTACTCGTATGTCAAGATctcgctcgtttatcaagttaacatttattttgcttgtcttgcaaaatgctCGCAATTCAAGATTCTACTGTATAGTTAAATTCCCCAGTGCTGTTATCATCTACGTATCACCACTTGTAAAAAGCCTCTCGTCCTATAAGTTTACTTGCTTGAAACTAAATTTGGCAAAATAACTAAGatataattatacaattattattcaaataactgattttatttctggTTCTGTGATTTAGGACCATTTAAGTACAAGGCCCAAGAAATGTCCAGCATGGATCTGGATAAAGAGGAGGAGGATATGCATGATGATGAAGCAGAGGTTGGTCCACAGCCTCAACCAAGGTTCATCTGTGTTGTGTTTTCAAAACATCGCTTACAAACTATTTTTTATCCATCTCCAGGAAAGCAGCAATAAACGGTTGCTTGGGGATACTAACATGTACTGCCCAGTTGTGCTGAGGGAAGAGGGAACTTTGGTCCCCTGCACAAATGACattgctgcaaaatacagagaGAAGATCTACTACTTTTCTAGCAGCAAAGCACTGGATAAGTTCCTGCAGACACCAGAGCTCTTTGTCCCAACTACTCAGCTACTTAAAGTAAGACAAGTTAATccataaatgatttaaatatcaatcaatgctaaaaaaaaattttggtgaCTAAATGAACTAGTATAATGTACTACAATTTCTTCCAGCATGAGGTGGtgaatatttaacaaaaactaaaaccGTTGATAACAATCTATATGAAATTTCATTACTATATGAAATTCAATCCTCTATCATAAACCTTACTGCATATACGGCAGAAACATCCTTCAACTCATGAATTGTTTAATTTCTAGCCTCCTGCCCTGCGTATGTTCCTGCTGGGGGTGCGTGGCTCAGGAAAAACCACTTATGGCCAGTGGCTGGCACAGCATCTGGGTCTCTTTCATGTCCAGTTCCGTGAAAGGCTTCAAGAGCTGATTTTGGCCAAGACTCAGACCCGCATACCCTATGCTGATGAGGCAGAGCCACCTGAAGAGCCATCCAGTGAGCTGCAAAGTTTGTTGCACACCCAATCCACAGCTCCACCTGTCGGTCCAGAGGTTGATCCGAGCCGAATGGAGATCCTGTCTAATAATGAAGATCTCCCTGAGGTAGACTTGGAGAAGATTTCAGAGCTgatctaataaataataaaaaatcaaaattttgcttaacatgagaaaaaaaacacctcctGCCTTGTCTTTGTACATGTGTTCTGTAGGAGACTCCAGCACTGACAGAGGAAGAGGAATTCATAAAATCATATCTATCTGATGGTCAACCATTACCATACAAAATCTTAGAAAAGGTTCTGCTGCAGTTCTGGCATGAAGAGCCATACAAGTAAAGGGTTATCCATGAAATGTTTAAATTCAGTTTTtctacagaaaatgtttttctacaatttcacttttttagactgccttttattgttttgtttttttagatcaACAGGGTTTATCCTTGAAGGTTTTCCTCAGAATTCAGAGGATCTGTCTTTCCTAGCGGAGCATCACTTATACCCAGATAACACCTTAGTTATGTCTGTAGAGGTGTCAGAAGTGGTAAAGCGTCTGCTTCCCCCACGGCTTGACAGATGGAAGGAGAGATGCACAAGAAGGAGAGGGCAGGTGGTCGAACTTAAAGAGTTACACAGCAAAATTAGGGTGAGGAAAAaggattaaaatgatttattacatttctgtaCCAGGTAATGCAAAATCTGAATTTTTAAGTAAAAGGTATCTTTGGAGAATGATGGCGCAAGTTTTACaaaaagattttgaaacataAGGTTAAGGGTAGTCATTAGCATTCTGTTAACCATTTTGTTAACCAGGCGAAGGCCATTGCCCAAAGAAGAGCAGAACTCTTGCCTGAATATGCACCCAAGTCACCCAGAGTAAGACTATAACCATAGTCACCTCATAGCTAACACTGTAGTGCACTAAGAAATAACATCAGTATGATCTAGctgttctttcttcttctttggacaaggaaaatgagaaaaagGATTTGCAGGAAGATGACCAAGATGAAGATCAGCTGAACTGGGAGCAAGAGCTGGAAGACAGGCTGCTAGAGGAGTTTCCCCAGGAGGAGAAAGAGGATGGAGAGGAAGAAGAGTCAGAGTCCAGTGCCGAGGATCGGATAAGAGCAGAGATCAGTGAGCAGTTTGACAGGGATGACAGCAACCTCACCATGATGATGGTAAACCTGGCCTGTTAAATGAGTAAATGGATATTAAAAGAAACTAATGAGATAATAATCTCAGTTGTAGAGCAAGGCATATGTAAAACGTCTCCTACTTTCAGGATGTTCTGACTGAATACCGGATTCCCTACCTCACCATCAGTGCTGGCCGGAAGCCTCACATTGTGCACACCCAGCTCATAAAGCAAGTCAAGCCCCTGTTGGAGAACAGGGAGGCGCTATTTCAACGGTGTCATCCCATCAGCTTTGCCACTGCTCAAAAACTCCTTTACAGCAACTACAAGTTCTACAGTGTCTTTGGTTGTTGGGATCCAGTCAAGGTTAGTTACAGACTGTTTTATAATTTATCCTTTATacatattaactttttttttttgagttgtcagtacaaaatgatgatgataagaaTAACCAAATGTAGAGTTGCCTAATATAGCCTTATACATCATATgcaatggaaccttggattgtgagtgttttgcaagacaagcaattaaaaaaataataaatcttaaCTTAATAAATGAGGTTTTTAAATACAAGTAGTATGCATTTGCTTTGTCTGCCGAACAttatgtgatcacaactgagccagtggttcttctctctgtctcatgCTTCGGGATTATGGGTCATCATCTCCCATGcgtcacacatactgtatagtcagCATCTGTGCTGcaagtgtactgtttactataacattgtgaccatgtgtgtgtgtgggcgtgcaaagctttttttttgttttgtgtccaACTGTAATGattgttctttagtaactgtactgcaaacGGCcgtcgtgaaaaaaaaaagttaaaggggCTGTATCAGTGtgggagatgaatctgtttaacaaCAATGCAACATCACATTTCTGCAAAGACCTCAAAGGAagcaaaagtttcattagagaTGTTCGttgttaaagaagttttccTCCTTCAATTCTGGCCAGTATTTGAATCCCACCTCTGGCTAACATGAGTGATGCACTGCATACCAAATATGCAGACCAAATATCCAGCTTAGAACAAAAAGATCTGGATTCTCTTTTTAAAATCCTTAGAGACAGAGTAAAACTAACCCACAATATACCAAAACACAGACAGTATATTAATTGTCTCACCAGAGAAAATGACACACTGGATTATCACTACAACATTATTAAGGATGCATATCACTCTGTACTACAGGCAGCTTTGGTGCGCTTTAATTACTGCttggttaattttattttaacctacAGGCAAAATCTGCAAAGCCTGTTGTCAAAACAGTGATGGGACAGTCAGGCAAAGCAGAAACTACAATATTGTTTTGATTGCACCGATTGAAGCAGCAACTAACAATCTGCATGAACTAACTGACACGACACTGCCATCTTAGATTAGTTTTTGTGGTGATGTGTCCTAACTAGAACCTTCTGCTTATATAACAATAACAAGCAATGGTTCACAGCCAGACTCAAACACCTTTGTCAGGCCAAAGAGGATGCCAACAGAATTGTggacagagctttttttttgctcatgagCCAGCCTGATCAGCCAAGCATGTCCAGATTATGACTCCACCAGGTGATATCCTCAGCCTTAAATGGACGCCGATAGCTAAATCACTGACTTTGATTTTTGCTTCCATATTTGGATTTCCATTGTTTAACCCTGTTTGTCCCTTGATCTTTGTCTTGCAACGAAGTTTAATCAGCTCGCTTGGACTTTCACTCTCTGTTCAATAAGCTTCTGGATACTTGGCTCATGCAAAGATGCTGCGTCCAAACTCAGCCCTCTTCCAGACTCAGATCTCCGAAGCACCTCAGTCACCTCCCAGCTCATGCCCAGTACCCATGCCAAGCTGCATCTCATACTCAGAGCCCATGCAGGTAAAACTAACTTAAATCTCCCCTGAAAAAGATCTACTttgcagccttttcctcttttgCGGCAGGGATCCAAAGGCGGGCTCTGAGCGGGAGTAAAGGTTCAGCGGGAGCTCAAGCAGTTCTTTTCTGCACTGTCGTCGTCATAGAGATCGAAGGGCGGCATTACGTTCTCGCCTTTAAAAGTCTCTAGGGCACACACATCATCCCACTCGCATGACACTCCTTTATAGCTTTACTGCACGCCTCCTTGCGTTGTTACCGGACCCTGGACTAAACtctgcgccttgcttttatagcGTAGAGAAAGCCCGAGATCTATTAACATTAATTGTCGACCAGCCGGCCACACCCCTTCACGCAACACTGGGGAGGGGGGGAGTGGGGGGGTTTACCTAcatagggagcctacggagtgagtgAGGACGCAACAACAGATTGATGAGGCGCACGCGCATCAAAGGTGCACAACGTCACAGTTGTTTAAACATCCAAGGTTCTTAGGTATAAGCATCCAAGAAAGGGTTCAGTGGTATTCAGACCATCAACTTGCTAAAGAAGgagagcaataaaaaaagattttttttaattataaaaaaaacataaattaaaaataagcaatataaagattatttttattttgtcttttataatttttttcccaaataaggtattataaagtataaaagcTCAGAAACCCTGTTGGTACATTTTGCTTCATAAAGAGTCCTAGTTTAATAATCATGTCATATTTAGTTtactcaactcaactcaacaCACTTTAACAACATgaatgccccaaagtgcttcacataaataataaaataacattgtaatctaataaaataatgaataataataataataataataataataataataaaatgaataaaaattaaattaaatacaaaaataaaatattttttgtaataaattgtaaaacaatatgtaaaatcaACATGTCGTGTTGGTTTGAATGCCAGGGAAAACATGTGAGTTTTAAGATGGGACTTAAACACCCTCAATGATGTGGCCTCACGAATGGTCAATGGTAAATCATTCCATAATTTGGGAGCCGCCGCAGAGAACGCCCGATCACCCCTGAGCTTGCATTTGGTCTTGGGTACCATCAGCAAACGTttatctgatgatctgagagACCGGGGTGGGGCATAGGGCTGAAGCAGTTCTGAGAGGTAGGGCGGGGCAaggccatgtaaacatttaaacgtgaccaagagaattttaaaattaattcggTACTGTACCACTCTTCATATGGAGCCAATGAAGAGAAGCCAGAACTGGAGAGATATGTTCTCTTAAAAGTTTTGGATCAGCTGTAGCCGATGTAATGCTGTCTGAGAAACCCCAAGATACAAAGCATTACAATAATCAATGCGAGTGGTGATGAAGGCGTGGATGGCTATTTCGAACAGCCTAAAGGACAAAACAGGTTTAAGTTTTGCCAGTTGCCTTAACTGAAAGAAACTGGACCGGACCACAGCACTAATCTGTTTGTCAAAATTAAGGCCATGATCAAAAATAACCCCTAGATTCGACGTGTATTCGATGTGTTTAATGTCACAatatagcatttaaaaataacatgctCCAGCATATTATTTTCTTCCCCGCAATAAACCATAAGCAGCAGTAAAGGATGGGTTCCAGAAAATAAATTTAGGTATTACACTAAAACAAAACCTAAGTGCAAAATGCCTAAAAACAATGCCTCTCATTCCTTTTTTGTTAATGGATCTATAGTATGCAGAAGGTGATCTGCTCCAGCATATGCAGGACTCCCTTAATCCTAGCTGCCCTGTCCTTTTCCACAACTTCATTTACTTCTTTGTCTCTGAGGAGACACGCAACGCCTTCATGATCAACCCTATCAAGTATCTCCGTCAGCCCAAGCCCAGCCCGTCCCTGTCTATCAAAGTTGCCATCATTGGTAGCCCGAAATCTGGAAAAACCACAGGTTAGTGAGCATTGGTTTACAGACTTGCAGAAATCACCATGGTCTGATGCATAAGACTTTAAAAGCATGCTtacaacacaaataaataaaaccataaaaaatatttctgtatgATTTGTGGGTTTAGTTGCTCGCATGTTTGCTCGTGAATATGGACTGGCGCACCTATCGATCGATGGTGTAATACAGACGGTGCTCATCCAAGACAAGATGGATCTCGCCACTGAGGTGCTAAAGTACTTAAGAAAGGGGTTGACTGTTCCAGATGAACTGGCCATTCAGTGTCTGGAGGCAGTTTTGCTGAACTCCATCTGCAGCTCACGGGGGTAATAAACCACATACTCTTGGGTGTAGTTTTTAGAGAAACCAGCTATGTGGAGGATAATATCTCTAAATCTCACAGAttgtgttttgttatatttttaatcattaatatttCTAATGACCAgaagtgtttaaattaaaaatcccAAACTGCAGTTTAGGCACTTGAGCAAGGCACTGTTTTTGTAAAGCTGTAAAGTTACATAgagtttaaataaagttttttttttgacaatgtcTATTTTTTAAAGCACTACACAAACAAAATAGTAAATAGTGCCAGACACTGGAGCCAGACGTCAACTCATTCCAAAACTTTACACAAACCTACAGAGTGCTAATATGTAGCGAAATTTTAAGTAGGTCATTGTAGAAGAGTCGGACTGTATAAAAGCACTCAGACATGCTTCTTGTCCACTTGTAACTGCAAAGCATTCCTATTTATTTTAGAGTAAAAAGAGGGTTAGATTTAACACTGAAGAGGCACTTGGTTTTTTATCTGTAACCCAGGTATGTGCTGGATGGATTTCCCATGACTAAAAGACAGGCAGACTTGATGGCAGCTCGCCGCATTATTCCTGTCCGAGTGATCGAGCTGCAGCTGGATAAAGTTGAAATGATGAGGAGGGGCATGAAAGATAAGATGAAACCAAATAGGTCTGAATCCATTGTCAGAAATATCATGTTTAAttctgtgtatttgtgtgtaccTAGGATAGATCAATTAACTTCAATTCATTATttcattgaattaaattgactctaactaaaatgaatatacataaaataaatgacctCGGTCACCCCATTTCTTTTACAGACCATACCCGATGCAGAACAGCACTCAGTTCCTGGACATCCGGATCTCCTGCTTTAGGCGTGAAGTGCAGGCCCTCAGGAAACATTTCCAGCAGCAATACCAAAACTGGGTTCCAGTTGATGCACACAAAAGCAGTTGGTGGGTTTTGCATCGAGTTCTGGATGAAGTCCGAACAAGTATGCGACACATCCACAACTACCTAGATAGAATCTGTAAAGGTGAGAAATGTGCACTAATAAACTTCTTTCTTTACTTAtctacatccacacacacattctgaatCCTTTTACATTAAAGCAGTAAGATGAAGTTTTATCATTAGTTTCCTCACTATATTTCAGTCTGcacagtaaaaatattaattggaAGCTATTTTATCTCCCTGAATTGTTTCTCAGGCCAAGCTGCCAGCATAGCGCATTTGGGTGTTACTCCACGTGAACTTGAGTCTCGGCTGGGCGAGTTTGGCCATTACTGTCCTGTTAGCTTGGCTCTCCAGAAACACCTGGTGGACTGCTCCCTTCACAACTCCCTGGAGCTGGCCGCAGAGTTCAGGAGGCAGTACTACAAAATGGCCACCAGGGAGTATCTAGAGGTGGGTGTCTGATCTAAACtgaaatacagtatttatgttgATAACATAGCATTCTATAagactgtaattttttttacctttttatttaaaatagaagtTTCTTGAGGCTCCAGAGCAGTTTGTGGCCCCAGTTTGCCCTCACAAGTTGCCCCTTCCCCATCTTCTTCCCCGTAAGCTGAGTGCAGGCCAGGTGAAGAGCCGCTTCCCTCAGCAGGTGGAGCTAAAAGGATACTGTCCAGTCACATACTTAGAAGGCCAGCAGAGGTGCAgacattgtttttaataatcattttataaacataatttagAATTCTGAATGTTGTGCCCAAGTGCATTAAAAGACAATTTATGCTAAATATACACCAGTTAGTCGATATATATTTACTATTGCTGCTTATACTTTATGAGTCACTTAACAAATCATCGCTGATAatgaacacacaaaaacaaacctaaCCAAGTCAGAGTAATCTTATAAAATCCTGAATTTTTAGGAAAAATATAAAGTGATATCTGAAGACTGTACAGACGGAATGAAACCTTGTATTTTGCCTGTTTTTCTTTATGTCAAGTTATGAGGCACTCGTCCGTGGTAGCATGAACTTTGCAGTGGAATACCAGGAGAAGATCTACGTTTTCGAGACCGAGGGGAAACAACACAAGTTTCTACGGTAAGTAATTATGTTAGTTAATAACCTTAAAAAACTCCCAGTTTCTGTTACTTAGTGTAACTGCAATACTTTAGAGTAACTGTCTAATAAGGTTTATTAAACCTATTCCCAGGTCACCTGAGACTTACTGCAATCAGAAACTTCCTCATAAACTTCCACCAATGGGAGACCCAGTACACCTGACCTCTTTCCCAATACTGGGTTATCTGGAACAGGTACGAGGGAAATAAATGAGGCACTGGCATTATTTTATAAAGTAAGGTTTATACCATTTTCTGTGTAAAAGAGTGAGGTTTAGGGATGTGTGAGTCTCAGCCATGCTTTAAATTTGAttcgattttatttaaaataaaaaaataaaagacaggcCAAAACCCTGAAAAGAACACATACTTAAATATACACATATTTCAAAGACAATCATTTACTTAAtataaaacaagtaaaataattgatatacaagaaataaattagtatacaaatatacaaaaaggcATCCTAATCAACTACATGTAAGTTATCTATACAACAGTTTTAGAGCACAAGGAATAAAGGAGAGTTAATAACATCTAGTTTTACAACTGGGTATGGCTGATGTCTTGTGCTGCCAGAGAGAATAAGTATGTGTTGGAGGCATAGGCAGGAAACATTGCAGCGGTGATGAACTATCcctgtttattttagaaaaagtaTGTGTGGTGGCTTCATCATACTTCTCACTCAGTGCTGGAAGAGTTGAAGTCGGAATGCCTATTATCTGGCTTCAGTTTTGGATCCTCTTCAACCCTTCAGAGAGACCTTTAGGTAGACCACCCCATACTGGACTAGCATACTCGAGAACTGTCCGTGTAAAAGTCAAATACACTTGCACTAAAACATCACAAGAAATTCCTGCCTTTTAAGCAGCACAAAGAATTCAATACCTTCT
Protein-coding regions in this window:
- the ak9 gene encoding adenylate kinase 9, whose protein sequence is MNFPSPDACSLSECLIEDKAEIEFLRSKPTCFIIFGKPGAGKSTLAKKLAQTWGCVLINDTELLSSHIHDGTEQGTEFLEILKKGNSIPEEKMMTLVLEKLKTPEVENYGYVLSCLPSISGEYLNIQEQIELIKNQRYPPDIIINIKCADKDLINRLAGQRQHPNMQLGNPVKKSSVIDAEETGEEDDDEQVEEEAEEEEDKMSDLVKLKEYFPEEAHRRILLYKDTMLKPLEDFMASHDPRYLLEINGNKDPKENFGCVISHLDSMAVRRAAVPMRLVNTDEEELPKDMDVEEQLNMLSYRKTIAPGFRWQRSHWGCTCPVAFKEGRMIKGNPEFSVSFLNKIYVLSSQEALQKFLVKPRWYLLPPMPRSPCRVAVIGPLQSGKSTLSTLLAEYYGAVVIDMKKLMEGVMDKVRQEEMEKALQEATISAMEKVKVQMHKDECEMEVTEDHPDVQAFVEKAMKQAEKLPIEQLDDVYADVLEKWIRQIKVEDADDVFKRGWVLDNYPTTKSQLINIQKLHPDLMPDMVFCLSDSAKEGSTVLRRIYEQNKKEVDAVVRAELQEAQRRKAEESQNTYQQVLVSEEAQTGDVLSTLDVVPEEPDVTVAMLPNTWEQGYPPGPAMDMYKLQLQKFMQEWNSLDFSISCSYVTLEIANKTPQTLLQEMVDQMERPFKYKAQEMSSMDLDKEEEDMHDDEAEESSNKRLLGDTNMYCPVVLREEGTLVPCTNDIAAKYREKIYYFSSSKALDKFLQTPELFVPTTQLLKPPALRMFLLGVRGSGKTTYGQWLAQHLGLFHVQFRERLQELILAKTQTRIPYADEAEPPEEPSSELQSLLHTQSTAPPVGPEVDPSRMEILSNNEDLPEETPALTEEEEFIKSYLSDGQPLPYKILEKVLLQFWHEEPYKSTGFILEGFPQNSEDLSFLAEHHLYPDNTLVMSVEVSEVVKRLLPPRLDRWKERCTRRRGQVVELKELHSKIRAKAIAQRRAELLPEYAPKSPRENEKKDLQEDDQDEDQLNWEQELEDRLLEEFPQEEKEDGEEEESESSAEDRIRAEISEQFDRDDSNLTMMMDVLTEYRIPYLTISAGRKPHIVHTQLIKQVKPLLENREALFQRCHPISFATAQKLLYSNYKFYSVFGCWDPVKYAEGDLLQHMQDSLNPSCPVLFHNFIYFFVSEETRNAFMINPIKYLRQPKPSPSLSIKVAIIGSPKSGKTTVARMFAREYGLAHLSIDGVIQTVLIQDKMDLATEVLKYLRKGLTVPDELAIQCLEAVLLNSICSSRGYVLDGFPMTKRQADLMAARRIIPVRVIELQLDKVEMMRRGMKDKMKPNRPYPMQNSTQFLDIRISCFRREVQALRKHFQQQYQNWVPVDAHKSSWWVLHRVLDEVRTSMRHIHNYLDRICKGQAASIAHLGVTPRELESRLGEFGHYCPVSLALQKHLVDCSLHNSLELAAEFRRQYYKMATREYLEKFLEAPEQFVAPVCPHKLPLPHLLPRKLSAGQVKSRFPQQVELKGYCPVTYLEGQQSYEALVRGSMNFAVEYQEKIYVFETEGKQHKFLRSPETYCNQKLPHKLPPMGDPVHLTSFPILGYLEQGVAKAIIKGMTELGKLKPKFPYLSIRRSAVHYLALHLKAHNSRSTYTQNKYKKKLVQYEEDCELISYLSSAFTLNFKPSCELPVDFNQKLHRFFVMKDSTKTVSGPLKPGGN